One Mesorhizobium sp. J428 DNA segment encodes these proteins:
- a CDS encoding biotin/lipoyl-containing protein: MAIKLTLDGKVHDVTIARRRPHLVLVIDGVEHEVTSLPGLGDGRKSISVGGHDVEFARALLRDRQIVRMGGRTFDVGVVDPFSQGGAGGGGQDALKAPMPGAVVSVQKQAGDKVARGEAVVTIESMKLQTALPAPRDGVIAKILKGEGETFEKDEVIVTLEPEGEKA; the protein is encoded by the coding sequence ATGGCCATCAAGCTGACACTGGACGGCAAGGTCCATGACGTCACCATTGCCCGCCGCCGCCCGCATCTGGTGCTTGTCATCGACGGGGTGGAGCACGAGGTCACGAGCCTGCCCGGCCTCGGCGACGGCCGCAAATCCATCTCGGTCGGCGGACACGATGTCGAGTTCGCCCGCGCGCTGCTGCGCGACCGCCAGATCGTCCGCATGGGCGGACGCACCTTCGACGTCGGCGTGGTCGATCCGTTCTCGCAAGGCGGTGCCGGCGGCGGCGGACAGGACGCGCTGAAGGCGCCGATGCCCGGCGCCGTGGTCTCGGTGCAGAAGCAGGCCGGTGACAAGGTGGCGCGCGGCGAGGCGGTCGTCACCATCGAAAGCATGAAGCTGCAAACCGCCTTGCCCGCCCCGCGCGACGGCGTGATTGCGAAGATCCTCAAGGGCGAAGGCGAGACGTTCGAGAAGGACGAGGTGATCGTCACGCTCGAGCCGGAAGGTGAGAAGGCCTGA
- a CDS encoding aspartate aminotransferase family protein, producing MSTDPRPSHLFYVTRLRRPLVDRAEGIYLWTQDGRRFIDGSSGPVAVNLGYSNRHVLDAMKAQMEKTTFAYRLHFENDAAEDLARDIAGRMPNGLDRIFFVSGGSEAVESCVKLARQWAVATGQPSRWKVIGRMPSYHGGTLGALTVTHDGQLTGPFEAQMRPMPSIPAPTAYRDRDNLTMEQRGLKYADMLEEKILAEGPESVVAFIMEPIGGAATNALVAPDSYYPRVREICDRYGILLIHDEVMSGVARTGKFLGGDHWDGKPDIVSLSKGIGSGYMPLGAMCAPMRIVKPVLDMGGFAHGHTYAGNPLACAAGLAVLQEVDRLNLVDNAAARGNDLIAGLQSLADRFPFIGDVRGKGLMTAIEFVADKETMRNLPLEVNIGQRVLDLCYERGLIVYFRRVKGGVQGDCVMVAPPLIVTREQIGEIVSILGDAIAVAAREFGLPVNG from the coding sequence TTGTCCACTGATCCCCGTCCCTCCCACCTCTTCTACGTCACTCGCCTGCGCCGGCCGCTGGTCGACCGCGCGGAGGGAATCTACCTGTGGACGCAGGACGGACGCCGTTTCATCGACGGCTCGTCGGGTCCGGTGGCCGTCAATCTCGGCTATTCCAACCGGCATGTGCTGGACGCCATGAAGGCGCAGATGGAGAAGACGACCTTCGCCTACCGGCTGCATTTCGAGAACGACGCCGCGGAAGATCTCGCCCGCGACATCGCCGGCCGGATGCCGAACGGGCTCGACCGCATCTTCTTCGTCTCGGGCGGCTCGGAGGCGGTGGAATCCTGCGTCAAGCTTGCGCGGCAATGGGCCGTCGCGACCGGCCAGCCAAGCCGCTGGAAGGTGATCGGCCGCATGCCTTCCTACCACGGCGGGACGCTGGGCGCGCTGACCGTTACGCATGACGGCCAGCTCACCGGGCCGTTCGAGGCGCAGATGAGGCCGATGCCGTCGATCCCGGCGCCGACGGCCTATCGCGACCGCGACAACCTCACCATGGAACAGCGCGGGCTGAAATATGCCGACATGCTGGAGGAGAAGATCCTGGCCGAGGGGCCGGAGAGCGTCGTCGCCTTCATCATGGAGCCGATCGGCGGCGCCGCGACCAACGCGCTAGTGGCGCCCGACAGCTACTATCCGCGCGTCCGGGAGATCTGCGACCGCTACGGCATCCTGCTGATCCACGACGAGGTGATGAGCGGCGTGGCGCGCACCGGAAAATTCCTCGGCGGCGACCACTGGGACGGCAAGCCGGATATCGTCTCTTTGTCTAAGGGGATCGGCTCCGGCTACATGCCGCTCGGCGCCATGTGCGCGCCGATGCGCATCGTCAAGCCGGTGCTCGACATGGGCGGCTTCGCGCACGGCCACACCTATGCCGGCAACCCGCTCGCCTGCGCGGCGGGGCTGGCGGTGCTGCAGGAGGTCGACCGGCTGAACCTCGTCGACAATGCGGCGGCGCGTGGGAACGACCTGATCGCGGGGCTGCAGTCCCTGGCCGACCGCTTCCCCTTCATCGGCGACGTGCGCGGCAAAGGGCTGATGACGGCGATCGAATTCGTCGCCGACAAGGAGACGATGCGGAACCTGCCGCTGGAGGTGAACATCGGCCAGCGGGTGCTGGACCTCTGCTACGAGCGCGGGCTGATCGTCTATTTCCGCCGCGTGAAGGGCGGCGTGCAGGGCGACTGCGTGATGGTCGCGCCGCCGCTGATCGTGACGCGGGAGCAGATCGGGGAGATCGTGTCGATCCTGGGGGATGCGATTGCCGTGGCGGCGCGGGAGTTCGGGCTGCCGGTGAACGGGTAG
- a CDS encoding acyl-CoA carboxylase subunit beta: MRKIQSMISTSSADFRRFDAHNRKVLAEFREKQEAARHQRPQRDLDRLAKQGKMRPRERIEKLLDPGTPFLELSSLAANMAYDGDSPSASSIVGIGVVSGREVVIRADDPTVKGGAWYPLTAKKIVRALDIAMENRLPVIHLCDSAGGFLQLQSEVFPDKYMAGRIFRNQSILSKMGVKQLSLVFGHCTAGGAYIPGLSDYSVIVRGTGAVFLGGPPLVKAATGEEVSVEELGGADMHTSVSGTADYPAATEDEAIHIGREIVAQWDRPKKWDCQQETPEDPAYDPEEIYGIIPDDIKKSFDMREIIARMVDGSRFHEYQPNYGTTLICGYANIWGYKVGILANNGVLFNDSSLKGGHFIELCNQNNTPLVFLQNITGYMIGREYERRGITKDGAKMIMAQSCSAVPKFTVMCNGSFGAGNYGMCGRAFDGRFLFTWPNHQIGVMGGDQAANTLAEVKLNQMKRAGQVDQSEVDRVWEETRKAYQEQLSAYYSTSQLWDDGIIDPVDTRNALGMAISASLNAPLADVGYGVFRF, from the coding sequence ATGCGCAAGATCCAGTCCATGATCTCGACGTCGTCGGCGGATTTCCGCCGCTTCGACGCGCACAACCGCAAGGTTCTGGCCGAATTCCGGGAGAAGCAGGAGGCGGCGCGCCATCAGCGGCCGCAGCGCGACCTCGACCGGCTCGCCAAGCAGGGCAAGATGCGCCCGCGCGAGCGGATCGAGAAGCTGCTCGACCCCGGCACGCCCTTCCTCGAACTGTCCTCGCTCGCAGCCAACATGGCCTATGACGGCGACTCGCCGTCGGCAAGCTCGATCGTCGGCATCGGCGTCGTATCGGGCCGCGAGGTTGTCATCCGCGCGGACGACCCGACGGTGAAGGGCGGCGCCTGGTATCCGCTGACCGCGAAGAAAATCGTCCGCGCGCTCGACATCGCGATGGAGAACCGGCTGCCGGTGATTCACCTGTGCGATTCCGCCGGCGGCTTCCTCCAGCTCCAGTCGGAGGTGTTCCCGGACAAATACATGGCCGGGCGCATCTTCCGGAACCAGTCGATCCTGTCGAAGATGGGCGTCAAGCAGCTGTCGCTGGTATTTGGCCACTGCACGGCCGGCGGCGCCTACATCCCCGGCCTGTCCGACTACAGCGTCATCGTGCGCGGCACGGGCGCGGTGTTCCTTGGCGGACCGCCGCTGGTGAAGGCCGCCACCGGCGAGGAAGTGAGCGTAGAAGAGCTCGGCGGCGCCGATATGCACACCTCCGTGTCCGGCACCGCCGACTATCCGGCCGCGACCGAGGACGAGGCGATCCACATCGGCCGCGAGATCGTCGCCCAGTGGGACCGGCCGAAGAAGTGGGACTGCCAGCAGGAGACGCCGGAGGACCCCGCCTACGACCCCGAGGAGATCTACGGAATCATTCCGGACGACATCAAGAAGAGCTTCGACATGCGCGAGATCATCGCCCGCATGGTCGACGGCAGCCGCTTCCACGAATACCAGCCGAACTACGGCACGACGCTGATCTGCGGCTATGCCAACATCTGGGGCTACAAGGTCGGCATCCTTGCCAACAACGGCGTTCTGTTCAACGACTCCTCGCTGAAGGGCGGCCACTTCATCGAGCTGTGCAACCAGAACAACACGCCGCTGGTGTTCCTGCAGAACATCACCGGCTACATGATCGGCCGCGAATACGAACGGCGCGGCATCACCAAGGACGGCGCCAAGATGATCATGGCGCAATCGTGCTCGGCGGTGCCGAAGTTCACCGTGATGTGCAACGGTTCGTTCGGCGCCGGCAATTACGGCATGTGCGGCCGCGCCTTCGACGGCCGCTTCCTGTTCACCTGGCCGAACCACCAGATCGGCGTGATGGGCGGCGACCAGGCGGCGAACACGCTGGCCGAGGTGAAGCTCAACCAGATGAAGCGCGCCGGTCAGGTCGACCAGTCGGAGGTCGACCGGGTGTGGGAGGAGACGCGCAAAGCCTACCAGGAGCAGCTGTCGGCCTACTACTCGACCTCGCAGCTCTGGGACGACGGCATCATCGACCCGGTCGATACCCGCAACGCGCTCGGCATGGCGATCTCCGCCTCACTCAACGCGCCGCTCGCCGACGTCGGATATGGCGTGTTCAGGTTCTGA
- a CDS encoding enoyl-CoA hydratase-related protein, whose amino-acid sequence MTAYDDISYSVENGRARIAVNRPDKLNAYRNETADQLRDAIQTAGKDASVRAILLTGEGRAFGAGYDLATVDPNETPALDDVLQRHFNPLVIAMRQSRLPIVAAVNGPCAGAAVGIALAADIVIAARSAYFYEPFVGIALVPDAGNTLFLSRMLGHVRASGMMLLGNRIPAEKALAWGLLWDVVDDADLVPNRRGNLRPACKARPGRPCRHKAPDRSRFRVRHRRAAGARTRPAGRGRTHPGNEGTDRRLLRKAEGLSG is encoded by the coding sequence GTGACCGCGTATGACGACATCAGCTATTCGGTCGAGAACGGCCGCGCACGCATCGCGGTCAATCGGCCCGACAAGCTCAACGCCTATCGCAACGAAACGGCCGATCAGCTGCGCGACGCGATCCAGACGGCCGGAAAGGATGCTTCCGTCCGCGCCATCCTGCTGACGGGCGAAGGCCGCGCCTTCGGCGCCGGCTACGACCTTGCCACCGTCGACCCGAACGAAACGCCGGCGCTGGACGACGTGCTGCAGCGCCATTTCAACCCGCTGGTCATCGCCATGCGCCAGTCGCGCCTGCCGATCGTGGCCGCGGTCAACGGCCCCTGTGCCGGCGCCGCCGTCGGCATTGCACTCGCGGCCGACATCGTGATCGCCGCGCGCTCGGCGTATTTCTACGAACCCTTCGTCGGCATCGCGCTGGTGCCGGATGCCGGCAACACACTGTTCCTGTCGCGCATGCTGGGCCATGTGCGGGCGTCCGGCATGATGCTGCTCGGCAACCGCATCCCGGCCGAGAAGGCGCTGGCCTGGGGCCTGCTGTGGGATGTGGTGGACGATGCCGACCTCGTGCCCAACCGCCGAGGCAATCTGCGCCCGGCTTGCAAAGCTCGACCCGGCCGCCCTTGCAGGCACAAAGCGCCTGATCGATCGCGCTTCCGAGTTCGGCATCGACGAGCAGCTGGCGCTCGAACGCGACCTGCAGGGCGAGGCCGGACGCACCCCGGCAATGAAGGCACAGATCGCCGCCTTCTTCGCAAAGCGGAAGGGTTGAGCGGTTGA
- a CDS encoding malonyl-CoA synthase: MTNPLYDALVLPHRGGEKTFLDLDGKGRISFGEFADLVARIATVLVENGVKPGDRVAVQAPKTPETLAVYLACQQAGAVFLPLNTAYTPSEVEFFLTDAAPRLFVCDDASKAGYAALAQKLGVGLLTIAADRGGSLPDAAAKAQPMADVVERGPDDLAAILYTSGTTGRSKGAMLSHDNLLSNTLALTDIWRFTGDDVLVHALPIYHTHGLFVACNIMLKVGGTMIFHAAFNPDAVLDAIPRATTLMGVPTFYTRLLGSPRLTKDHVANMRLFISGSAPLLAETHVEFEERTGHRILERYGMTETSMTASNPYDGERRPGAVGFPLPGVSVRVASTEGKVLPQGEIGILEVKGPNVFKGYWNLPEKTAAEFRPGGWFITGDMSMIDANGYVHIVGRQKDLIIAGGLNIYPKEIEEVIDAIQGVVETAVVGVPHPDMGEAAVAVIVAKPGLDLEAVKATVGEKLARFKHPRRYEIVAELPRNTMGKVQKSQLRESYKDSFTG, from the coding sequence ATGACCAATCCGCTCTATGACGCCCTGGTCCTGCCGCATCGCGGCGGGGAAAAGACGTTTCTCGATCTCGACGGCAAGGGGCGGATCAGTTTCGGCGAGTTCGCCGACCTCGTCGCGCGGATCGCAACGGTGCTGGTCGAGAACGGTGTGAAGCCGGGCGACCGGGTGGCGGTGCAGGCGCCGAAGACGCCGGAGACGCTGGCCGTCTATCTCGCCTGCCAGCAGGCGGGCGCGGTGTTCCTGCCGCTCAACACGGCCTATACCCCCTCCGAGGTCGAGTTCTTCCTGACCGACGCGGCCCCTCGCCTCTTCGTCTGCGACGACGCGTCGAAGGCGGGCTACGCGGCACTGGCGCAGAAGCTCGGCGTCGGGCTGCTGACCATCGCGGCCGACCGGGGCGGCAGCCTGCCGGACGCGGCGGCGAAGGCGCAGCCGATGGCCGACGTGGTCGAGCGCGGGCCGGACGACCTCGCGGCGATCCTCTACACCTCGGGCACCACCGGCCGCTCCAAGGGCGCGATGCTGTCGCACGACAACCTGCTGTCGAACACGCTGGCGCTCACCGACATCTGGCGCTTCACCGGCGACGACGTGCTGGTCCATGCGCTGCCGATCTACCACACGCACGGCCTGTTCGTGGCCTGCAACATCATGCTGAAGGTCGGCGGCACGATGATCTTCCATGCCGCCTTCAACCCGGACGCGGTGCTCGACGCGATCCCGCGCGCGACCACGCTGATGGGTGTGCCGACCTTCTACACGCGGCTTCTCGGCTCGCCGCGGCTGACGAAGGACCATGTCGCGAACATGCGGCTGTTCATCTCCGGCAGCGCGCCACTGCTGGCCGAGACGCATGTCGAGTTCGAGGAACGCACCGGCCACCGTATCCTCGAGCGCTACGGCATGACCGAGACCTCGATGACGGCGTCGAACCCCTATGACGGCGAGCGCCGGCCCGGCGCTGTCGGCTTCCCGCTGCCGGGCGTCAGCGTCCGCGTTGCCAGCACCGAGGGCAAGGTGCTGCCGCAGGGCGAGATCGGCATCCTGGAGGTGAAGGGCCCGAACGTCTTCAAGGGCTACTGGAACCTGCCCGAGAAGACGGCGGCCGAGTTCCGCCCCGGCGGCTGGTTCATCACCGGCGACATGTCGATGATCGACGCCAATGGCTATGTCCACATCGTCGGCCGGCAGAAGGACCTGATCATCGCCGGCGGGCTGAACATCTACCCGAAGGAGATCGAGGAAGTCATTGATGCGATTCAGGGTGTGGTCGAGACGGCCGTCGTCGGCGTGCCGCATCCCGACATGGGCGAGGCGGCGGTGGCGGTGATCGTGGCGAAGCCCGGCCTCGACCTGGAGGCGGTGAAGGCCACTGTCGGCGAGAAGCTCGCCCGCTTCAAGCATCCGCGCCGCTACGAGATCGTCGCAGAGCTTCCGCGCAACACGATGGGAAAAGTACAGAAATCGCAGTTGCGCGAGAGCTACAAGGACAGCTTCACGGGGTGA
- a CDS encoding biotin carboxylase N-terminal domain-containing protein → MRSIPGYGFLSENARFAAAVAEAGITFIGPDAETISLMGDKISARNFAESHGVPVAPSVMPTGDLDAFISQAEAIGFPLLIKAAAGGGGKGMNIVRSAADLREAARLASSEAQRYFGDGRVYAETYVERPRHIEVQVLGDGKGGAIHLFERECSVQRRFQKIIEEAPSANLPAKLAADICASAVRLAAAANYKNAGTVEYILGADGRFFFLEMNTRLQVEHPVTEMITGLDLVRCQIEIAAGKGLPLAQSDVKANGHAIECRICAEDPDHDFMPETGVIQYLGVPEEEWLRFENAVDQGQKVTADFDPMLAKLVVHGADRAEAVDRSIAALDGLALLGVKTNIDYLARVLDHRAFRAGDLHTGFVAEHKADLAPVPLDETHRVQLLAAAALGFRDFQDLALGTPEPYAAIGGWRN, encoded by the coding sequence ATGCGATCCATCCCGGGGTACGGCTTCCTGTCGGAGAATGCGCGTTTCGCAGCCGCCGTGGCCGAGGCCGGCATCACCTTCATCGGCCCGGATGCCGAAACGATCTCGCTGATGGGCGACAAGATCTCGGCGCGCAACTTTGCCGAAAGCCACGGCGTGCCGGTGGCACCCTCGGTGATGCCGACCGGCGACCTGGACGCCTTCATCAGCCAGGCCGAGGCGATCGGCTTTCCGCTGCTGATCAAGGCCGCGGCCGGCGGCGGCGGCAAGGGCATGAACATCGTGCGCAGCGCCGCCGACCTGCGCGAGGCCGCCCGCCTCGCCTCCAGCGAGGCGCAGCGCTATTTCGGCGACGGGCGCGTCTATGCCGAGACCTATGTCGAGCGGCCGCGCCATATCGAGGTGCAGGTGCTGGGTGACGGCAAGGGCGGCGCGATCCACCTGTTCGAGCGCGAATGTTCGGTGCAGCGCCGCTTCCAGAAGATCATCGAGGAGGCCCCGTCGGCGAACCTGCCGGCGAAGCTGGCAGCCGACATCTGTGCGTCCGCCGTGCGGCTCGCAGCGGCCGCGAACTACAAGAACGCCGGCACGGTGGAATACATCCTCGGCGCCGACGGCCGCTTCTTCTTCCTCGAGATGAACACCCGCCTGCAGGTGGAACATCCGGTGACGGAGATGATCACCGGGCTGGACCTCGTGCGCTGCCAGATCGAGATCGCGGCCGGCAAGGGACTGCCGCTCGCGCAGAGCGACGTGAAGGCCAACGGCCACGCCATCGAATGCCGTATCTGCGCGGAGGATCCGGACCACGACTTCATGCCGGAGACGGGCGTCATCCAGTATCTCGGCGTGCCCGAGGAGGAGTGGCTGCGCTTCGAGAACGCGGTCGACCAGGGGCAGAAGGTGACGGCCGACTTCGACCCGATGCTGGCGAAGCTGGTGGTGCATGGGGCGGATCGCGCCGAGGCCGTGGATCGCTCGATCGCCGCGCTGGATGGGCTGGCTCTCCTCGGCGTCAAGACGAACATCGACTACCTGGCCCGCGTGCTCGACCACCGGGCGTTCCGCGCCGGCGACCTGCACACCGGCTTCGTCGCCGAGCACAAGGCCGATCTGGCGCCGGTGCCGCTGGACGAGACGCACCGCGTGCAGCTGCTCGCGGCGGCCGCGCTCGGCTTCCGCGACTTCCAGGACCTGGCCCTCGGAACGCCGGAGCCCTACGCCGCCATTGGCGGCTGGAGGAACTGA
- a CDS encoding transglutaminase domain-containing protein gives MDQTLRSTRFVDADSQVVRDFAAEHAGTGDDVSKAVNLYYALRDAVSYDMRTFGLDEDQFVASTVLQSTAAFCVPKAVALAALARAVGIPSRIGFANVRNHLASPKLMALMDDDVFYWHAYTSLFLDGKWVKATPAFDIRLCERHGVTPLDFDGREDSIFQPYDRAGRPHMEYVDFIGEFDDMPYDGFAGAMRTHHARMLKHLDDERAGRPTT, from the coding sequence ATGGACCAGACGCTCAGGTCAACACGCTTCGTCGACGCCGACAGCCAGGTCGTCCGCGACTTCGCGGCAGAGCATGCGGGGACGGGCGACGACGTTTCGAAGGCGGTGAACCTCTACTATGCGCTGCGCGACGCGGTGTCCTACGACATGCGCACCTTCGGGCTGGACGAGGACCAGTTCGTCGCGTCCACCGTGCTGCAGTCGACGGCCGCGTTCTGCGTGCCGAAGGCGGTGGCTCTGGCCGCACTCGCCCGCGCGGTCGGCATTCCCTCGCGCATCGGCTTCGCCAATGTCCGCAACCACCTCGCCTCGCCGAAGCTGATGGCGCTGATGGACGACGACGTCTTCTACTGGCACGCCTACACCTCGCTCTTCCTCGACGGGAAATGGGTGAAGGCGACGCCCGCCTTCGACATCCGGCTGTGCGAGAGGCACGGCGTGACGCCGCTCGATTTCGACGGGCGCGAGGACTCGATCTTCCAGCCCTACGACCGGGCGGGCCGCCCCCACATGGAGTATGTGGATTTCATCGGCGAATTCGACGACATGCCCTATGACGGCTTTGCCGGCGCGATGCGCACCCATCACGCCCGCATGCTCAAGCACCTGGACGACGAACGGGCCGGCCGCCCGACCACCTGA
- a CDS encoding N,N-dimethylformamidase beta subunit family domain-containing protein has product MRAASGDFPDFGLTEDERREAVLGHYYEWPGMDGERGEIWGYTGHYAYFPGDVVDLHVSSTAKSFRLEILRDGGVETPVFSRDGIAARWEDTPDQCSVDGCGWETSFTFRVGEDWPSGAYRATLTAEGRDGRPIASHHLFIVKPRPGRRPGRVLQVAATGTWHAYNSWGGSNHYQGITGPNRDQFATTVSNQRPWCRGFVVLPKEAPRVPLDFATPMATVPRYPHMEWAFATGHSKKYASAGWASYDGHFFRWAERAGYQVDLIGQHELHYQPDILDGYDCAVFVGHDEYWTWDMRDTVDAWVARGGGAARFAGNFMWQTRLEDEGRKQVCYKYKARAEDQAYLPGGDVTRATNSWEAPEIGRPGASTFGLNAAKGVYAGWGGCAPRGVRGFPVYRPEHWAFKGTGIYYGDLLGAEGGVYGYEVDGLDHEIRGGLPWPTAGSGAPEGLSILAVGMASQVEESADLPASARFLADEDGRFIAETLYGRPSDENLDKVKRSNGMIVNFPKGDGEVFHAGSCEWVAGLLRKDAMVEKVTANVLDRYLKR; this is encoded by the coding sequence ATGCGCGCGGCGAGCGGCGATTTTCCCGATTTCGGCCTGACCGAGGATGAGCGGCGCGAGGCGGTGCTTGGCCACTATTATGAGTGGCCGGGCATGGACGGCGAGCGCGGCGAGATCTGGGGCTACACCGGCCACTACGCCTACTTCCCCGGCGACGTAGTCGACCTGCATGTCAGCTCGACGGCGAAGAGCTTCCGGCTGGAGATCCTGCGCGACGGCGGTGTCGAGACGCCGGTATTTTCGCGGGACGGCATCGCCGCGCGCTGGGAGGACACGCCAGACCAGTGCTCGGTCGACGGCTGCGGCTGGGAGACGAGCTTCACGTTCCGGGTCGGCGAGGACTGGCCGTCGGGCGCCTATCGCGCGACGCTGACAGCGGAGGGCCGCGACGGCAGGCCGATCGCCTCGCACCATCTGTTCATCGTCAAGCCGAGGCCTGGCAGACGGCCGGGACGTGTGCTGCAGGTCGCGGCCACCGGCACCTGGCACGCCTACAACAGCTGGGGCGGCTCGAACCACTATCAGGGCATCACCGGGCCGAACCGGGACCAGTTCGCCACGACTGTCTCCAACCAGCGGCCGTGGTGCCGCGGCTTCGTCGTGCTGCCGAAGGAGGCGCCGCGCGTGCCGCTCGACTTCGCCACGCCGATGGCCACCGTGCCGCGCTATCCGCACATGGAATGGGCCTTCGCCACCGGCCATTCCAAGAAATACGCCTCGGCCGGGTGGGCGAGCTATGACGGCCATTTCTTCCGCTGGGCCGAGCGGGCCGGTTATCAGGTCGACCTGATCGGCCAGCACGAGCTGCATTACCAGCCCGACATCCTCGACGGCTACGACTGCGCGGTCTTCGTCGGCCATGACGAATACTGGACGTGGGACATGCGCGACACGGTAGACGCCTGGGTGGCGCGCGGCGGCGGCGCGGCCCGCTTCGCCGGCAACTTCATGTGGCAGACGCGCCTCGAGGACGAGGGTCGGAAGCAGGTCTGCTACAAATACAAGGCGCGCGCCGAAGACCAAGCCTATCTGCCCGGAGGCGACGTGACGCGCGCGACGAATTCCTGGGAGGCGCCGGAGATCGGCCGGCCCGGGGCTTCCACCTTCGGTCTTAACGCCGCCAAGGGCGTGTATGCCGGCTGGGGCGGCTGCGCGCCGCGCGGCGTGCGCGGCTTTCCGGTCTACCGGCCGGAGCACTGGGCGTTCAAGGGCACCGGCATCTACTATGGCGACCTGCTGGGCGCCGAGGGCGGCGTCTACGGCTACGAGGTCGATGGGCTAGACCACGAGATCCGCGGCGGCCTGCCATGGCCGACGGCCGGCAGCGGCGCGCCGGAAGGGCTGTCCATCCTTGCCGTCGGCATGGCGAGCCAGGTCGAGGAGAGCGCCGACCTGCCCGCCAGCGCCCGCTTCCTCGCCGACGAGGACGGCCGCTTCATCGCCGAGACGCTCTACGGACGGCCAAGCGACGAGAACCTCGACAAGGTGAAGCGCTCCAACGGCATGATCGTCAACTTCCCCAAGGGCGACGGCGAGGTCTTCCATGCCGGCTCCTGCGAATGGGTGGCAGGGCTGTTGCGCAAGGACGCGATGGTGGAGAAGGTGACGGCGAATGTGCTGGACCGGTATTTGAAGAGATGA
- a CDS encoding 2-hydroxychromene-2-carboxylate isomerase yields the protein MADPIRFYLDFASPYAYFAAQQIDGIGQEFGREVEWRPILMWAVLKAHGIAAPMDAPVKRAYMLNDMERSAAFFGMPYRKPVKLPLSSHLAGRLFYAVREQDSDKAMALARRLLPAFFAEQRDISDTTTLSELAAEVGISPETVAEAMQGTVGRAGLEAAVAEAVTAGVVGSPHFLVDGEGFFGADRLPQLRWFLGGGWT from the coding sequence ATGGCCGACCCGATCCGCTTCTACCTCGATTTCGCCTCGCCCTACGCCTACTTCGCGGCGCAGCAGATCGACGGGATCGGGCAGGAGTTCGGGCGCGAAGTCGAGTGGCGGCCGATCCTGATGTGGGCGGTGCTCAAGGCGCACGGCATCGCAGCCCCGATGGATGCGCCGGTGAAGCGCGCCTACATGCTGAACGACATGGAGCGCTCGGCGGCGTTCTTCGGCATGCCCTATCGCAAGCCGGTGAAGCTGCCGCTTTCCTCGCACCTGGCCGGCCGCCTGTTCTATGCGGTGCGCGAGCAGGACTCGGACAAGGCTATGGCGCTCGCCCGCCGCCTCCTGCCCGCCTTCTTCGCCGAGCAGCGGGACATCTCGGACACGACGACCCTGTCCGAACTAGCGGCGGAGGTCGGGATCTCGCCTGAGACGGTGGCCGAGGCGATGCAGGGCACCGTCGGCCGCGCCGGCCTGGAGGCGGCGGTGGCGGAAGCGGTCACAGCGGGTGTGGTCGGTTCGCCACACTTCCTGGTCGACGGCGAGGGCTTTTTCGGTGCAGACAGGCTGCCGCAGCTGCGCTGGTTCCTTGGAGGAGGATGGACGTGA
- a CDS encoding PaaI family thioesterase, giving the protein MTTNAELEPGLLADGWEPIRPGAFITLIGPFYTRIVAGRPQYCFRVATKHDNTQGRPHGGMIMTFLDEALGWSAHIARPNDRFFTVGFDCQFVGGSVDGDLVVAETEVVSATSSLMFMRGDCKVGDRVIATASGIWKRVGGKSSPGG; this is encoded by the coding sequence TTGACGACGAACGCCGAACTGGAACCCGGGCTGCTCGCGGACGGCTGGGAGCCCATCCGGCCCGGCGCCTTCATCACCCTGATCGGGCCGTTCTATACGCGTATCGTCGCAGGCCGACCCCAGTATTGCTTTCGCGTCGCGACCAAGCATGACAACACGCAAGGCCGCCCGCACGGCGGCATGATCATGACCTTCCTGGACGAAGCCCTGGGCTGGTCGGCGCACATCGCCCGCCCGAACGACCGTTTCTTCACCGTCGGCTTCGACTGCCAGTTCGTCGGCGGCAGCGTCGACGGCGATCTCGTCGTTGCCGAGACGGAGGTGGTGAGCGCGACCAGTTCGCTGATGTTCATGCGCGGCGACTGCAAGGTCGGCGACCGGGTGATCGCCACGGCCAGCGGCATCTGGAAGAGGGTCGGGGGCAAGAGCTCCCCGGGAGGGTGA